The Deinococcus wulumuqiensis R12 genome has a window encoding:
- a CDS encoding alpha-amylase family glycosyl hydrolase: protein MHLTAALPAQHDHTPGYTAQLGAPLGGHVRIRLRTTLPVEGVRLKVVQVGEIETLPAQEVTGLAGEGRWFEAELPLHEARVRYAWQLDLPGDHLNLTRLGLHHSRRGFRSWFQYLAGYSAPEWAWKSVFYQIFPDRFRNGDPENDVQTGEYIYEGRPVERVDWNHPVDAWGDIHGHYGGDLAGITQALPYLKSLGVTGLWLTPIFTSPSNHRYDITDYRAVDPHLGGEAAWDELVTGAEAAGIKIVLDGVFNHMGNENALFQAALAAEDAPERAMFTWRDTPGKPPYHSFFDVPTLPKIDYGNERAVEEFFSGEQSVVRHWLRRGAAGWRLDVAHMLGKGGTEADNLPLHRTLKAAARQEKADAYVFGERFYDPELALDGQGEDGAMNYHGFGLPVMQWLAGATYFGEPSKLDGAELAEILWDAYHALPPQAALNMFNLLESHDIGRAHWRLAGNRTKYRAALTLLLAYAGVPCLYYGSEIGLSQSRNGNMPWCREPMPWDEGQWDTELLEHVRALVRVRRETPVLHTGALRFLHAEADAIALLREVTDAEGNVAQVVAVASRRAEPHSVTLTLPGGEWQDALSGATLTGGEVTLDATGGRLLLKV from the coding sequence ATGCACCTGACCGCTGCCCTGCCCGCCCAGCACGACCACACCCCCGGCTACACCGCTCAGCTCGGCGCACCCCTGGGCGGCCACGTCCGCATTCGGCTGAGGACCACCCTGCCGGTCGAAGGGGTGCGGCTCAAAGTCGTGCAGGTGGGTGAAATCGAGACGTTGCCCGCCCAGGAAGTGACCGGGCTGGCGGGCGAGGGCCGCTGGTTCGAGGCCGAACTCCCGCTGCACGAGGCCCGCGTGCGCTACGCCTGGCAACTCGACCTGCCCGGCGACCACCTCAACCTCACGCGGCTGGGGCTGCACCACTCGCGCCGGGGCTTCCGTTCGTGGTTTCAGTACCTTGCGGGCTACAGCGCCCCGGAATGGGCGTGGAAATCGGTCTTTTACCAGATTTTCCCCGACCGTTTCCGCAACGGCGACCCCGAAAACGACGTGCAGACCGGCGAATATATTTACGAGGGCCGCCCCGTCGAGCGGGTGGACTGGAACCACCCCGTAGACGCCTGGGGCGACATTCACGGGCACTACGGCGGCGACCTCGCGGGCATCACGCAGGCGCTGCCGTACCTGAAAAGCCTCGGCGTCACGGGGCTGTGGCTCACGCCGATTTTCACCTCGCCCAGCAACCACCGCTACGACATCACCGATTACCGCGCCGTCGACCCGCATCTGGGCGGCGAGGCGGCCTGGGACGAACTGGTGACAGGTGCGGAGGCTGCCGGAATCAAAATCGTCTTGGACGGCGTGTTCAACCACATGGGCAACGAGAACGCGCTGTTTCAGGCTGCCCTCGCCGCCGAGGACGCGCCCGAGCGGGCCATGTTCACCTGGCGCGACACCCCCGGCAAACCGCCTTACCACTCCTTTTTCGACGTGCCGACGCTGCCCAAAATCGATTACGGCAACGAACGGGCCGTCGAGGAGTTTTTCAGCGGCGAGCAGAGCGTGGTGCGCCACTGGCTGCGGCGGGGCGCGGCGGGCTGGCGGCTGGACGTGGCGCACATGCTGGGCAAGGGCGGCACCGAGGCCGACAACCTGCCGCTGCACCGCACCCTCAAGGCGGCGGCGCGGCAGGAAAAGGCCGACGCCTACGTGTTCGGCGAGCGTTTCTACGACCCCGAACTGGCGCTGGACGGTCAGGGCGAGGACGGCGCGATGAACTACCACGGCTTCGGGTTGCCCGTCATGCAGTGGCTGGCGGGCGCGACCTATTTCGGTGAACCGAGCAAGCTGGACGGCGCAGAACTGGCCGAAATCCTCTGGGACGCCTACCACGCCCTGCCGCCACAGGCCGCGCTGAACATGTTCAACCTGCTCGAATCGCACGACATCGGGCGGGCGCACTGGCGGCTCGCTGGGAACCGCACCAAATACCGCGCCGCGCTGACCCTCCTGCTGGCCTATGCGGGGGTGCCGTGCCTGTACTACGGCAGCGAAATCGGCCTCTCGCAGTCGCGCAACGGCAACATGCCCTGGTGCCGCGAGCCGATGCCCTGGGACGAGGGGCAGTGGGACACCGAGCTGCTCGAACACGTCCGGGCGCTGGTGCGGGTGCGCCGTGAAACGCCCGTGCTGCATACGGGGGCGCTGCGCTTTCTCCACGCCGAAGCCGACGCGATAGCCCTGCTGCGCGAAGTGACGGACGCCGAAGGGAACGTCGCGCAGGTGGTCGCTGTCGCCAGTCGCCGGGCCGAACCTCATTCCGTCACCCTCACCCTTCCGGGAGGCGAGTGGCAGGACGCCCTGAGCGGCGCAACGCTGACAGGCGGCGAGGTGACGCTGGACGCGACGGGCGGACGACTCCTGCTGAAAGTTTGA
- a CDS encoding M17 family metallopeptidase: protein MHLTTQPSSPDLTLHFAASTDAAGRVGQSLKPGELRLLARHEAHDEALALAPTTPADAREVGRALAKLARELGASALSVDECDFPAALAGAAAAAGWQDRRYKGEGAAGALESGEMQLHVSGLSEAERRRVEGLLRGVTFARELTSAPANVINPATLAREARRLASEHLQVEVWDESDIQARGMGLLLAVAAGSETGPRLIRLTLPARGQRRKVIALVGKGITFDTGGYSLKAAAGMYGMKNDMGGAAAVLGAMAALSELREQVPEGVEVRAYVAAAENMVGPRAMRPGDIYRAANGKTVEVTNTDAEGRLVLGDALTVACDEGATEIIDLATLTGVKVSALGNDMAALFCNDRALAAGLAQAAESAGEMVWELPLHRPYLRGYQKDTLADLKNSDMQPAGASIKAALFLQEFVTRPWAHLDIAGNAEKDSVATGWGVGTLVEYVLAQG from the coding sequence ATGCACCTGACAACCCAGCCGTCGTCCCCCGACCTGACCCTGCATTTCGCCGCCAGCACGGACGCGGCGGGGCGAGTGGGCCAGAGCCTCAAGCCCGGCGAACTTCGCCTGCTGGCCCGCCACGAGGCGCACGACGAGGCGCTGGCCCTGGCCCCCACCACGCCCGCCGACGCCCGCGAGGTGGGCCGCGCCCTGGCGAAACTGGCCCGCGAACTGGGGGCCAGCGCCCTGAGCGTGGACGAGTGCGACTTTCCCGCCGCCCTCGCCGGGGCCGCCGCCGCCGCGGGGTGGCAGGACCGCCGTTACAAGGGCGAGGGGGCAGCCGGAGCACTGGAATCTGGCGAAATGCAGCTTCACGTCAGCGGCCTGAGCGAAGCGGAGCGCCGCCGCGTCGAGGGCCTGCTGCGCGGCGTCACCTTTGCCCGCGAGCTGACCAGCGCCCCCGCCAACGTCATCAACCCCGCCACCCTGGCCCGTGAGGCGCGGAGGCTGGCGAGCGAACACCTGCAGGTCGAGGTCTGGGACGAGTCGGACATTCAGGCACGCGGCATGGGCCTGCTGCTGGCGGTGGCGGCGGGCAGCGAAACGGGGCCGCGCCTGATTCGCCTGACCCTCCCGGCGCGGGGGCAACGGCGCAAGGTCATCGCGCTGGTCGGCAAGGGCATCACCTTCGATACGGGCGGCTACTCGCTCAAGGCCGCAGCGGGCATGTACGGCATGAAAAACGACATGGGCGGCGCGGCGGCGGTTCTGGGGGCGATGGCCGCACTCTCCGAATTGCGTGAGCAGGTGCCGGAAGGGGTCGAGGTCCGCGCCTACGTCGCCGCCGCCGAGAACATGGTCGGCCCCCGTGCCATGCGCCCCGGCGACATCTACCGCGCCGCCAACGGCAAGACGGTGGAAGTCACCAACACCGACGCCGAAGGGCGCCTCGTCCTGGGTGACGCGCTGACCGTGGCCTGCGACGAGGGCGCCACCGAGATCATCGACCTCGCCACCCTGACCGGCGTGAAGGTGTCGGCGCTGGGCAACGACATGGCCGCGCTGTTTTGCAACGACCGCGCCCTCGCCGCCGGGCTGGCGCAGGCCGCCGAAAGCGCCGGGGAGATGGTCTGGGAACTGCCGCTGCACCGCCCCTACCTGCGCGGGTACCAGAAAGACACCCTGGCCGACCTGAAAAACAGCGACATGCAGCCTGCCGGGGCGAGCATCAAGGCCGCGCTCTTTTTGCAGGAATTCGTCACCCGGCCCTGGGCGCACCTCGACATCGCGGGCAACGCCGAGAAAGACAGCGTGGCGACCGGCTGGGGCGTGGGCACATTGGTGGAGTACGTGCTGGCGCAGGGCTGA
- a CDS encoding HD-GYP domain-containing protein, protein MIGAALLAAAVALSLGGALRWAGLAAYPVAFLASLATQGSSAPTADMLVGALLTIVALAWLLLHDQNQDQELRWRRNVVSALRSGSERLNEARNDEAIIRAGLNILVKLQVAPNLAFVAYRQGTPYVMAAQGAFEDFLNKPVHPSDNDSRSVQADHWVAEEVLALLGRDQRQSFHVAEVYGRDSTHLGLLILSRPTGQPFSSEERGVTESFARLLGAQLGQERANRNLREANELTLRSLGAALERRDDETGGHTARVVNLSTRLARRLGWDEEQVRALRWGAYLHDLGKIAIPDRILHKNGPLDAQERQVIRSHTSVGYEMLQDLHFLPAETLDLVRYHHERWDGTGYPSGLRGANIPDAARIFSIIDVYDALTSERPYKPAWTQERALQEIRAGAGAHFDPQYVDAFLHLMAEQDDARLVS, encoded by the coding sequence ATGATTGGAGCGGCGCTGCTGGCGGCGGCGGTGGCCCTCAGCCTGGGGGGAGCGCTGCGCTGGGCGGGACTGGCGGCGTACCCCGTGGCATTTCTGGCTTCCCTGGCGACCCAGGGCAGCAGCGCTCCCACCGCCGACATGCTGGTGGGGGCGCTGCTGACCATCGTGGCGCTGGCGTGGCTGCTGCTGCACGACCAGAACCAGGATCAGGAGCTGAGGTGGCGGCGCAACGTGGTCAGTGCGCTGCGCAGCGGCTCCGAGCGGTTAAACGAGGCCCGCAACGACGAGGCGATTATTCGCGCCGGTCTGAACATCCTGGTGAAGTTGCAGGTGGCGCCCAACCTCGCCTTCGTCGCCTACCGCCAGGGCACGCCGTATGTGATGGCCGCGCAGGGGGCGTTCGAGGATTTCCTGAACAAGCCGGTGCATCCCAGCGACAACGACAGCCGCTCGGTGCAGGCCGACCACTGGGTCGCCGAGGAAGTCCTGGCCCTGCTCGGCCGCGACCAGCGCCAGTCCTTTCACGTGGCTGAGGTCTACGGGCGCGACTCGACCCACCTGGGCCTGCTGATTCTGTCCCGGCCCACCGGGCAGCCCTTTTCCTCCGAGGAGCGCGGCGTGACCGAGTCGTTTGCCCGCTTGCTGGGGGCGCAGCTCGGCCAGGAACGGGCCAACCGCAACCTGCGCGAAGCGAACGAATTGACCCTGCGCTCTCTGGGTGCGGCCCTGGAGCGGCGCGACGACGAAACCGGGGGCCACACGGCGCGGGTGGTCAACCTCTCGACCCGACTGGCCCGGCGCCTGGGCTGGGACGAGGAGCAGGTGCGGGCGCTGCGCTGGGGGGCCTACCTGCACGACCTGGGCAAGATCGCCATTCCGGACCGGATTCTGCACAAGAACGGTCCGCTCGACGCCCAGGAGCGGCAGGTCATCCGTTCGCACACGTCGGTCGGGTACGAGATGCTTCAGGACCTCCACTTTCTGCCCGCCGAAACGCTCGACCTCGTGCGGTACCACCACGAGCGCTGGGACGGCACCGGCTACCCCTCGGGCCTGCGCGGGGCGAACATTCCCGACGCGGCCCGTATTTTCAGCATCATCGACGTGTACGACGCGCTGACCAGCGAGCGGCCCTACAAGCCGGCCTGGACCCAGGAACGCGCCCTGCAGGAAATCCGCGCCGGGGCCGGAGCGCACTTCGACCCGCAGTACGTGGACGCCTTCCTGCACCTGATGGCCGAGCAGGACGACGCCCGCCTCGTGTCCTGA
- the panD gene encoding aspartate 1-decarboxylase — translation MERIMFRAKIHRATVTQADLDYVGSVTIDQDLLDAADILVNEKVDIWNITNGNRLHTYALSGPRGSGVIGINGAAAHLMRPGDMVIIAAFGNFSEEEARTLEPKVVLVDAKNRLLDLQPA, via the coding sequence GTGGAACGCATCATGTTCAGGGCCAAGATTCACCGCGCGACCGTGACCCAGGCGGACCTGGATTACGTGGGCAGCGTGACCATCGACCAGGACCTCCTCGACGCGGCGGACATCCTCGTCAATGAAAAGGTGGACATCTGGAACATCACCAACGGCAACCGCCTGCACACCTACGCGCTCAGTGGGCCGCGTGGCAGCGGCGTCATCGGCATCAACGGCGCCGCCGCGCACCTGATGCGGCCCGGCGACATGGTGATTATCGCGGCGTTCGGCAACTTCTCCGAGGAAGAAGCCCGCACCCTGGAGCCGAAAGTGGTGCTGGTGGACGCCAAAAACCGTCTGCTCGACCTGCAACCGGCCTAG